A genomic segment from Spinacia oleracea cultivar Varoflay chromosome 3, BTI_SOV_V1, whole genome shotgun sequence encodes:
- the LOC110791266 gene encoding protein FAR-RED IMPAIRED RESPONSE 1-like, producing MITKYNLQDHDWFTNLYTIKEKWCTALNKDFFSAGILSSQRSESTNNAIGFKGNKSTSLTEFFHIFGATVDRWRYQEDQNEYDCGNALPKSDFPMVGMIKHAANVYTLTLFRDFEKEFKYAMGCISNVNYINGNFFGYKVQHESWPEHTAHYVAFDPTTNSIKCTCRNFEESGWLCFHAIRVLHIHSIVNIPEQYISKRWTKFAKSEVWKRMEHREDNGTEKRKITPWRYEMARNLYNLVIKCQGSDAAKKVLKEAYAHANESINKVLEKEKATEKEAAQKAQDDAEAQQTTINIAPSTSSSSNAPQIIVENPPLVNTKGRSKRKKRFFEIRTSSTAPTEFGTFTPKEQLF from the exons ATGATTACTAAGTATAACCTTCAAGATCATGATTGGTTTACAAATCTCTAtacaataaaagaaaaatggtgTACAGCTTTGAACAAAGATTTTTTCTCAGCTGGAATATTGTCTTCACAAAG GAGTGAGAGCACTAACAATGCTATTGGATTTAAAGGGAACAAATCAACTTCACTAACAGAATTCTTTCACATTTTTGGAGCAACAGTGGATCGTTGGAGATATCAAGAAGATCAAAATGAATATGATTGTGGAAATGCTTTGCCTAAATCTGATTTTCCAATGGTCGGAATGATAAAACATGCGGCAAATGTTTACACACTTACATTGTTTAGAGATTTTGAAAAAGAATTCAAGTATGCAATGGGTTGCATCTCAAATGTCAACTACATCAATGGAAATTTCTTTGGTTACAAAGTGCAACATGAATCTTGGCCTGAACATACTGCCCATTATGTAGCATTTGATCCAACAACAAATTCCATTAAATGCACTTGTAGGAACTTCGAAGAATCAG GATGGCTATGTTTCCATGCAATACGAGTTCTACATATACATTCTATTGTCAACATTCCAGAGCAATACATTTCAAAAAGGTGGACAAAGTTTGCAAAAAGTGAAGTATGGAAGAGAATGGAACATAGAGAAGATAATGGAACAGAAAAGAGAAAAATTACTCCATGGCGTTATGAGATGGCAAGAAATTTGTACAACTTGGTTATTAAATGTCAAGGGAGTGATGCAGCTAAAAAG GTGCTTAAAGAGGCTTATGCTCATGCTAACGAAAGCATAAATAAGGttctagaaaaagaaaaagcaacaGAAAAGGAGGCAGCACAAAAGGCACAAGACGATGCTGAAGCACAACAAACCACAATCAACATAGCACCgtctacatcatcatcatcaaatgcACCACAAATAATAGTTGAAAATCCACCACTAGTGAATACAAAAGGAagaagtaaaagaaaaaaaagattcTTTGAGATAAGGACATCGTCAACAGCACCTACAGAATTTGGAACTTTTACACCAAAAGAACAACTTTTTTAG
- the LOC130469511 gene encoding pollen-specific leucine-rich repeat extensin-like protein 2 gives MGDGGYEQFQPPIPIFPPQSPPTTFRSDMADGFQPPPPLFPPQFQQPTQMFPPQFQPPSFQPRHLQHSPRFVTPPNFQPRHLQHPRFLPPPIFQPRDRHPPPRFQPPARFDNPNQSDLHPPPRFQPPARFDNHYQSDLHPPSRFQPSAQFDNPNQRAFTTLQQVTTETSSGTKENTSETSSATTGETTSAYFSGSKDIWNDLTEDDIRGPLTGYTGTVDELHELYDKHSILLGFSIRKNTLRRDKKNGRDKGKILLLFKGRKEKGKHKEHKERRSNCIK, from the exons ATGGGCGACGGCGGCTATGAGCAATTTCAGCCACCAATACCGATATTTCCGCCACAATCACCGCCGACAACTTTCAGATCAGACATGGCCGACGGCtttcaaccaccaccaccattattTCCGCCACAATTTCAACAACCAACACAGATGTTTCCGCCACAATTTCAACCACCGAGTTTTCAACCTCGCCACCTTCAACATTCTCCTCGATTTGTAACACCACCGAATTTTCAACCTCGCCACCTTCAACATCCTCGATTTCTACCACCACCGATTTTTCAACCTCGCGACCGTCATCCTCCTCCTCGTTTTCAACCTCCTGCGCGATTTGATAACCCTAACCAAAGCGACCTTCATCCTCCTCCTCGATTTCAACCTCCTGCCCGTTTTGATAACCATTATCAAAGCGATCTTCATCCTCCTTCTCGATTTCAACCTTCTGCGCAATTTGATAACCCTAATCAAAGGGCTTTTACAACATTGCAGCAAGTAACTACTGAAACAAGTTCTGGAACAAAGGAAAACACATCTGAAACAAGTTCTGCAACAACAGGAGAAACAACATCagcttatttttcag GTTCAAAAGATATTTGGAACGATTTAACAGAGGATGATATTAGAGGACCTTTGACTGGATATACTGGCACTGTAGATGAACTACATGAACTTTATGACAAACATTCAATACTTCTTGGATTTTCAATAAGAAAAAACACATTAAGGAGAGATAAAAAAAACGGGAGAGATAAAGGAAAGatacttttgttgttcaaaggaaggaaagagaaaggaaaacacaaagaaCACAAAGAAAGAAGAAGCAACTGTATCAAGTGA